In Zerene cesonia ecotype Mississippi chromosome 17, Zerene_cesonia_1.1, whole genome shotgun sequence, a single genomic region encodes these proteins:
- the LOC119833449 gene encoding delta-sarcoglycan-like isoform X2 has protein sequence MKVEDTTTEGIRGWECTPTEGQPDVADSSEKPTKPKCIPVVLREGWRRTSLYAINGIGPITITKDGIKLDGKVWMVDDLIASAITTQTAQPITLHSHRNFTVLVTEPDRKEQAKFVIKRDAVECTGRVFEVHDARGGNIFHASKEEVRVFAETLAADGPGGVGVRSALQTPVLRAPPGFDLHLESLTRRLDLRAPQSIYLESRAGGIEITSHSNIKLESAVGAIKIDAPNIIINNLKEATHTENPQKNARSKKVYQLCACASGKLFLAPPDTFCSQRDSDTELCR, from the exons ATGAAGGTGGAGGATACTACCACTGAAGGTATTCGTGGGTGGGAATGTACGCCAACTGAAGGCCAGCCTGATGTTGCAGATTCTTCAGAAAAACCCACCAAGCCAAAATGCATACCAGTTGTTCTGAGAGAAGGATGGCGACGCACATCATTATATGCAATC AATGGTATTGGCccaattacaataacaaaggATGGTATTAAATTAGACGGTAAAGTATGGATGGTAGACGACCTAATTGCCTCAGCAATAACGACGCAAACCGCTCAGCCAATAACTCTACATTCACATCGAAATTTCACTGTTCTCGTAACTGAGCCCGATCGCAAAGAGCAAGCCAAGTTCGTTATAA AGAGAGATGCAGTCGAGTGTACGGGTCGTGTGTTCGAAGTGCATGATGCACGTGGAGGAAATATATTCCATGCTTCGAAGGAAGAAGTTCGAGTGTTCGCAGAAACATTGGCAGCTGATGGACCGGGGGGTGTTGGTGTAAGAAGCGCGTTGCAAACCCCAGTGTTACGCGCGCCGCCAGGATTTGATTTACA ctTAGAATCGCTGACACGGCGATTGGATCTGAGGGCACCACAGTCCATATATCTAGAGAGCAGAGCCGGTGGCATCGAAATAACATCACATAGCAACATCAAACTTGAATCCGCTGTGGGCGCG ATTAAAATAGACGCTCCgaatataatcattaataatcTAAAAGAGGCAACACACACTGAGAACCCACAGAAAAACGCAAGAAGCAAAAAGGTTTACCAGTTATGTGCCTGCGCGTCTGGAAAGCTATTTCTAGCACCTCCTGACACTTTCTGCTCTCAGCGTGATTCCGACACAGAGCTGTGTCGATGA
- the LOC119833449 gene encoding delta-sarcoglycan-like isoform X1, translated as MKVEDTTTEGIRGWECTPTEGQPDVADSSEKPTKPKCIPVVLREGWRRTSLYAIVIFLMVLIFLNIALTLWVISTLRLTKNGIGPITITKDGIKLDGKVWMVDDLIASAITTQTAQPITLHSHRNFTVLVTEPDRKEQAKFVIKRDAVECTGRVFEVHDARGGNIFHASKEEVRVFAETLAADGPGGVGVRSALQTPVLRAPPGFDLHLESLTRRLDLRAPQSIYLESRAGGIEITSHSNIKLESAVGAIKIDAPNIIINNLKEATHTENPQKNARSKKVYQLCACASGKLFLAPPDTFCSQRDSDTELCR; from the exons ATGAAGGTGGAGGATACTACCACTGAAGGTATTCGTGGGTGGGAATGTACGCCAACTGAAGGCCAGCCTGATGTTGCAGATTCTTCAGAAAAACCCACCAAGCCAAAATGCATACCAGTTGTTCTGAGAGAAGGATGGCGACGCACATCATTATATGCAATCGTAATATTTCTAATGGTTTTAATCTTTTTGAATATTGCATTGACACTTTGGGTTATAAGTACTTTAAGACTGACCAAG AATGGTATTGGCccaattacaataacaaaggATGGTATTAAATTAGACGGTAAAGTATGGATGGTAGACGACCTAATTGCCTCAGCAATAACGACGCAAACCGCTCAGCCAATAACTCTACATTCACATCGAAATTTCACTGTTCTCGTAACTGAGCCCGATCGCAAAGAGCAAGCCAAGTTCGTTATAA AGAGAGATGCAGTCGAGTGTACGGGTCGTGTGTTCGAAGTGCATGATGCACGTGGAGGAAATATATTCCATGCTTCGAAGGAAGAAGTTCGAGTGTTCGCAGAAACATTGGCAGCTGATGGACCGGGGGGTGTTGGTGTAAGAAGCGCGTTGCAAACCCCAGTGTTACGCGCGCCGCCAGGATTTGATTTACA ctTAGAATCGCTGACACGGCGATTGGATCTGAGGGCACCACAGTCCATATATCTAGAGAGCAGAGCCGGTGGCATCGAAATAACATCACATAGCAACATCAAACTTGAATCCGCTGTGGGCGCG ATTAAAATAGACGCTCCgaatataatcattaataatcTAAAAGAGGCAACACACACTGAGAACCCACAGAAAAACGCAAGAAGCAAAAAGGTTTACCAGTTATGTGCCTGCGCGTCTGGAAAGCTATTTCTAGCACCTCCTGACACTTTCTGCTCTCAGCGTGATTCCGACACAGAGCTGTGTCGATGA